The Winogradskyella schleiferi genome has a window encoding:
- the holA gene encoding DNA polymerase III subunit delta yields MDDVKQLVSAIKKGDLKPIYFLMGEESYYIDKISDFIEDHVLDEAEKGFNQMVLYGRDVSIDDIVSNAKRYPMMAERQVVIVKEAQDLSRSIEKLAQYAANPQPSTVLVLNYKYKKIDKRKALYKAIKKSGGVVFESKKMYENQVSDWIRRVLAGQNYNISPKAAQMLVEFLGTNLSKIDNELNKLKIVLPEGTQITPDHIEENIGISKDYNNFELRKAVGQRNVVKAHQIAKYFADNPKDNPMVVTVALLFNFFSQLLHLHGMSDKNPRSVASALKVNPYFVNEYIDAARNYPMKKVSYVIGVLRDFDVKSKGVGANAVSQGDLLKELLVKILG; encoded by the coding sequence TTGGACGACGTAAAACAATTAGTTTCTGCTATAAAAAAGGGCGACCTTAAACCTATTTATTTTTTAATGGGTGAGGAGTCGTACTATATTGATAAGATTTCCGATTTCATTGAGGATCATGTGCTCGATGAGGCTGAAAAAGGGTTTAACCAAATGGTACTTTATGGTCGTGATGTCTCTATTGACGATATCGTTAGCAATGCCAAGCGTTACCCAATGATGGCAGAACGGCAAGTCGTCATTGTAAAGGAAGCTCAAGATTTAAGCAGAAGTATAGAGAAATTGGCGCAATACGCGGCTAATCCGCAACCGTCAACGGTTTTGGTTCTAAATTATAAGTACAAAAAGATTGATAAACGAAAGGCGTTGTATAAAGCGATCAAAAAATCGGGAGGCGTGGTTTTTGAAAGTAAAAAAATGTACGAGAATCAGGTTTCCGATTGGATTAGACGTGTTTTAGCTGGACAGAATTATAATATTTCCCCAAAAGCCGCCCAGATGTTAGTGGAATTCTTAGGGACAAATCTCAGTAAAATTGACAATGAACTCAACAAACTGAAAATCGTTTTACCTGAAGGCACTCAAATTACACCAGATCATATTGAAGAAAATATTGGCATCAGCAAAGACTACAATAATTTTGAATTACGAAAAGCTGTTGGTCAGCGTAATGTGGTAAAAGCGCACCAAATTGCTAAATATTTTGCTGATAATCCTAAGGATAATCCTATGGTGGTTACTGTTGCTTTGTTATTTAATTTCTTTTCACAATTATTGCACCTTCACGGTATGTCTGACAAAAATCCAAGAAGTGTAGCATCGGCTTTAAAAGTAAACCCTTATTTTGTTAACGAATATATTGATGCTGCAAGAAATTATCCAATGAAAAAAGTGAGTTACGTAATTGGTGTATTGCGCGACTTTGATGTAAAAAGCAAAGGTGTTGGTGCGAATGCCGTTTCTCAAGGCGATTTACTTAAAGAGTTACTGGTTAAAATTCTAGGTTAG
- a CDS encoding T9SS type A sorting domain-containing protein: protein MMKRFNLNYIFLLGAITVSAQQLTLETSLNSALSETSGLLYLNNTLITHNDSEASNQLHEIDITTGEISRTVTITNATNTDWEDLTHDDTYIYIGDFGNYRGDRTDLKVYRVVKTDYFANTSVTAEIINFSYANQTDFTTSPTATNFDAEGLIHFDNKLYIFSKNWLNGQTNIYELPKTIGTHSISMIDTINSQGLISGATLNSLSDTILLCGYDFNGAFLIQLNGFHSGLFSNGTIVKTSVEVPANYSIQIEGIIPINMTEYFVSAEESDSNSQALYRFDTPTLTIENYQDNPISIYPNPAQNYFSINTENCWTKIYSITGQLVKTSSKSDIDISELSKGIYIVQIENLQNNSYNIKRLIVEQY, encoded by the coding sequence ATGATGAAACGTTTTAATTTAAATTATATCTTTTTACTCGGTGCAATTACTGTTTCAGCACAACAACTAACCTTAGAAACAAGTCTCAATTCAGCATTAAGTGAAACTTCAGGGCTACTCTATTTGAATAACACACTAATTACACATAACGATTCTGAAGCTTCCAATCAATTACATGAAATTGATATAACAACAGGAGAAATTAGCAGAACTGTAACTATAACCAATGCTACAAACACTGATTGGGAAGATCTAACTCATGATGATACTTATATTTACATTGGAGATTTTGGAAACTATCGCGGTGACCGAACAGATTTGAAGGTTTACCGCGTTGTTAAAACAGATTATTTTGCAAATACTTCAGTAACTGCTGAGATCATCAACTTTAGTTATGCTAACCAAACCGATTTTACGACAAGTCCTACAGCTACCAATTTTGATGCGGAAGGATTAATTCACTTCGACAATAAATTATACATTTTTAGTAAGAATTGGCTCAACGGACAAACAAATATTTACGAACTTCCTAAAACCATAGGCACACATAGTATATCGATGATAGACACCATTAACAGTCAAGGTTTAATATCTGGCGCTACTCTTAACAGTTTGAGCGACACCATTCTACTATGCGGTTACGATTTCAATGGTGCTTTTTTGATTCAGTTAAATGGATTTCATTCTGGTCTCTTTTCTAATGGTACAATCGTAAAAACATCAGTGGAAGTACCTGCAAATTATTCGATCCAAATTGAAGGAATTATTCCAATAAATATGACCGAATATTTTGTTTCCGCTGAGGAAAGTGATTCGAATTCTCAAGCCTTATATCGCTTTGATACTCCAACTCTAACTATTGAAAATTATCAGGATAATCCTATTTCCATCTATCCGAATCCAGCTCAAAATTATTTTAGCATTAATACTGAAAATTGTTGGACAAAAATTTATTCCATTACCGGACAGTTGGTAAAAACTTCGAGTAAATCCGACATTGATATTTCAGAACTATCAAAAGGAATTTATATTGTTCAAATTGAAAATCTACAAAACAACAGTTATAATATAAAACGATTGATTGTTGAACAATATTGA
- a CDS encoding DUF6090 family protein, with amino-acid sequence MVIGILIALQINNWNQDNKNDELKVFYMKSLMNDLTKDTLDINVVIHKQIADNEITSNYLNRIYHPSSTIDTIIKIARTEFDFSFRVKRDYSNNTFNTIISSGNIELLNKTLTEKLMDLNSLQLDQLKRFESNLGSYLNVMSNYSKSFPLLNANKPEGNIVDRILWNNIDEKEFVGNFTTALELRQFTFENTISGHLKVK; translated from the coding sequence GTGGTAATTGGCATACTGATTGCTCTTCAGATAAATAATTGGAATCAGGATAACAAGAATGACGAACTAAAGGTTTTTTATATGAAATCGTTAATGAACGATCTAACGAAAGATACGCTTGATATAAATGTGGTAATCCATAAACAAATTGCAGATAACGAAATCACGTCCAACTATCTAAATAGAATTTATCATCCTTCCAGCACTATTGATACGATTATAAAAATAGCTAGGACTGAATTCGATTTTTCTTTTCGTGTTAAAAGAGATTATTCCAACAATACTTTTAACACTATTATCTCATCAGGTAATATTGAATTACTAAATAAGACATTAACGGAAAAATTAATGGATTTAAATAGTTTGCAATTAGACCAACTAAAACGGTTTGAAAGCAATCTAGGTTCCTACCTCAATGTGATGTCCAATTACTCAAAAAGTTTCCCCTTGCTAAATGCAAATAAACCAGAGGGGAATATAGTTGACAGAATATTATGGAATAATATAGACGAAAAAGAATTTGTTGGTAATTTTACAACCGCTTTGGAATTGAGACAATTTACTTTTGAAAATACTATTAGTGGACATTTAAAAGTAAAATAA
- a CDS encoding tRNA (guanine-N1)-methyltransferase, with product MKFLTKVIVILLVTFSFHSVNAQSNNDDEEDKLSLNSGTIDSQFEYIFRKSGNFKGTNGQKYEAVKYSWLLTLKSHVLDSLKTTYEKLENSEKVVGNQVKEIEDLKTKLANTQTNLEQTDSEKNNMALLGMQTSKTNYNVIMWSIIAALLAFLLFFIYKFKGSNSSTREAKLKLEEVETEFEEHRRNALEREQKVRRQLQDELNKQKS from the coding sequence ATGAAATTCTTAACCAAAGTTATTGTAATTCTTTTAGTTACATTTAGTTTCCATTCCGTAAACGCGCAGTCAAACAACGACGATGAAGAAGATAAGTTATCATTAAATAGTGGTACCATTGACAGCCAATTTGAGTATATATTCAGAAAATCAGGTAACTTTAAAGGCACTAATGGACAGAAATATGAAGCTGTTAAGTATTCTTGGCTTCTAACTTTAAAATCACACGTGCTTGATTCATTGAAAACAACCTATGAAAAGTTAGAAAATTCTGAAAAAGTAGTTGGGAATCAAGTCAAGGAAATTGAAGATTTAAAAACCAAACTTGCAAATACGCAGACTAACTTAGAGCAAACAGACTCTGAAAAAAATAACATGGCACTTTTAGGGATGCAAACCAGTAAGACCAATTACAATGTTATTATGTGGTCTATTATTGCAGCGCTATTAGCATTTTTATTATTCTTTATCTATAAGTTTAAAGGCAGTAATTCTTCAACACGTGAAGCAAAGCTTAAGCTCGAAGAAGTAGAAACCGAATTTGAAGAGCACCGAAGAAACGCTTTAGAGCGCGAGCAAAAAGTGAGACGTCAATTACAAGACGAATTGAATAAGCAGAAGTCTTAA
- a CDS encoding glyceraldehyde-3-phosphate dehydrogenase encodes MGFNDTYEKELAFQADRRRATVEFIKIVSDLWYDKSIELVLFRNQLIDRNVSEILNLHEYAGEFVQKPISIFDSVEIAQAISALTLPPAKLDIGKLTYEFHLEDQKYGNATAFVAAKLGNAKNNKTIEPKDVILYGFGRIGRLVARELMTRTGKGTQLRLRAIVTRGDIDETVLEKRASLLRNDSVHGDFSGMVSTDLKNSALIINGTTVNVISANAPEDIDYTKYGISNALVIDNTGAFRDKEALSRHLKSKGVDKVLLTAPGKGVPNIVHGVNQNEYDPDKVQIFSAASCTTNAITPILKAVEDSFGIKIGHLETIHAYTNDQNLVDNFHKKYRRGRAAGLNMVITETGAGQAVSKALPSLEGKLTSNAIRVPVPNGSLAILSLELENETSVESMNTIMKKYALEGDLVEQIKYEMSDELVSSDIVGSSAPSIYDSKATIVRKDGKNVILYIWYDNEYGYSHQVIRLAKYISKVRRYAYY; translated from the coding sequence ATGGGTTTTAATGACACTTACGAAAAAGAGTTAGCGTTTCAGGCAGACCGTCGAAGGGCAACGGTAGAATTTATTAAAATTGTGAGCGACTTATGGTATGATAAGTCAATCGAACTGGTCTTATTCAGAAATCAACTCATCGACAGAAATGTGAGTGAAATTTTGAATTTACATGAATATGCTGGCGAATTTGTCCAAAAACCAATTTCTATTTTTGATTCGGTTGAAATTGCACAAGCCATTAGCGCGCTAACCTTACCTCCTGCTAAGCTGGATATTGGAAAACTAACCTATGAATTTCATTTAGAAGATCAGAAATACGGCAATGCAACTGCTTTTGTTGCCGCCAAATTAGGCAATGCGAAAAACAATAAAACCATTGAACCTAAAGATGTTATTCTATATGGTTTTGGCAGAATTGGTCGTTTGGTAGCACGTGAGTTAATGACACGTACCGGAAAAGGAACACAATTGCGATTAAGAGCCATAGTTACCAGAGGAGATATTGATGAAACGGTTTTAGAAAAACGCGCCTCATTATTGAGAAATGATTCTGTACATGGTGATTTTTCTGGTATGGTCAGTACCGATTTAAAAAACTCAGCTTTAATCATCAACGGCACAACGGTAAATGTCATTTCGGCTAATGCACCAGAAGATATTGATTATACAAAATATGGCATTAGTAACGCGTTAGTTATTGATAATACTGGAGCGTTTAGAGATAAAGAAGCTTTAAGCAGACACTTGAAATCTAAAGGTGTTGATAAAGTTTTACTCACAGCTCCAGGCAAAGGTGTTCCAAATATTGTTCATGGCGTTAACCAAAATGAATACGATCCTGATAAGGTTCAAATATTCTCAGCAGCATCTTGCACCACAAATGCCATTACTCCAATATTGAAGGCCGTTGAGGATTCTTTTGGCATAAAAATTGGGCATTTAGAAACCATTCATGCCTACACCAATGACCAAAATTTAGTGGATAATTTTCATAAAAAATACAGACGTGGCCGAGCAGCAGGACTTAACATGGTCATTACAGAAACAGGTGCAGGTCAGGCCGTAAGTAAAGCATTGCCTTCGCTGGAAGGCAAATTAACATCAAATGCTATTCGAGTTCCAGTACCAAACGGTTCGTTGGCGATTCTCAGTTTAGAATTAGAAAATGAAACTTCTGTTGAAAGCATGAATACCATAATGAAAAAGTATGCACTCGAAGGCGATTTGGTGGAACAGATCAAATACGAAATGAGTGACGAACTCGTATCAAGCGATATTGTTGGCAGTTCGGCACCTTCCATTTATGATAGTAAAGCTACTATTGTTAGAAAAGACGGAAAAAACGTTATACTATATATATGGTATGATAATGAATATGGTTACAGCCACCAAGTGATTCGTTTGGCAAAGTATATTTCTAAGGTTAGACGCTATGCCTATTATTAG